A segment of the Bdellovibrio bacteriovorus genome:
TTGTTCTGTTGAAAAACCAGGTTCCGTTCCGGGTGAAGGCGGCAAAGGCTGTGTATGTCCTGAGGGAACTAAAGAAAGTGAACCAAGTGAAAGTGAATCCCGTCCAAGCTGTCTAGTGATCGAAGCTGGTGGCGAGGGTGATCTGCCAGGTGGTAAAACAGAAGTCGGCAAAGACGACAGCTGTGGCTTCTGGTGCCGTAATAAAAACTGGATCATTCCAGTCGGTATCGGTTTGCTGGCCCTGGGTGCTTTCTGGTGGTTGTTCAGCAAGAAGTCCAAATCCGACTCCAAGTCTCCAGAGTACGTGCCACCAGCACCTGCTCCAGAACCAGAGCCGACGGCGACAACAACTGTGACGACACCTCCGGTGGTCGATCCTCCGCCAACGGCTCCTTGCCCGGCTCCGAACCAGTTGATCAACAACGTGTGTGTGCCGGTCGTGGTGGTGCCTCCTCCGACTCCGGATTCCGAGGGCGGAACAACTACTGACACCTCCATCCGTGCGGGTGGGGTTCGCTAGGAAACTTAAAAAGTGAATATCGACAAGCATCAAGAGAAAAACAATCCACAGCGGGCTCCCCAGAAAAGGGAAGCCCCTGTGCCGTTAAGGGGCCCAGCCCCGCGTCGTCGGGGTCCGGTGACTCCGGCTCCGTCACGCGTGAACGGCTTGTTCAAGGATCGTCGAGATCTGAATTTTGAGCAGGGAACCGGTTTTCATGGCGGGCCATCGGCGCGTCGCAAGGGTTATAAACTTGCGCTGTGGTCGTGGCTGGCGTCTTTCATTGATGCTTTGATTCTGATTGCTGTCAGTTGCGTGTTCATGCTGATGTTTTCCATGATCGTGAAAACGCCGGTCGGTTCGTTGATGAATCGTATGTTCCACAGCCAGCATCAGCTGACTTTCTTTGCTGAAGTTTTTGTGATGTTTGCCTGGGTGTACATGATCACGATCCGCAGCCTGATGGGTTCCACCATTGGTGAGTGGGCGTGTGATCTGCGTTTGGGGCAACCTCATGAGCGTCTGCAAATCAGTTATATCTTCCGTGTGGCTTTGCGCAGTTCCTTGATTTTAATCACTGGGATTGTGACCTTGCCGTTGCTTTCGCTATTGGCCGGGAAAGATCTGGCCGGTGCGCTTTCAGGCTTACGCCTTTTCTCTTTGAAGTAATCCCAGAACCTCATAGTGATCCGTCTGCGGGAATTGGTCGACGATAAAGACCTCCTGCATGCGGTATCCGCATTCCTGCAGGGTCACCAGATCCCGGGCCATGGATTCAGGATAACAGGACATATAAATAAAGAACTCGGGCCGCTGTTCAGGCGCAAGGTTTTGTAGCGGATTCAAAAAGCCCATCAAACCTGATCTTGGCGGATTTGCCAGCACCCCGTCGAACTGGGAAAAGTCCTGCGTCAGTTTTTTCTGGAAGTCCCCGCGATAAATCGTCACGCGATCTTTCAGGTGTGACAGGCTTGCAGGAAGCTCGTTTAAAGAGCGCTCCAGACCTTGCAGCGAAAGCTCGTCGATTTCACACGCCAGAATACTCTCTGCCCCCGCCAAAGCCGGGAAGGTCAGATTGCCGATGCCAGAGCCGAACTCGATCAGGCGCTGAGCTTTGTACCGTTTCACCCAATCATAAATCACATCACAGATGACCTTGTTCGCCTTGTGGCTGGGCTGAGTGAAGCTCGCCACCTGACAATACAGGTTCACCGGTGTGTCGTTCATCCAGGACTGGAACCACACATGATGTTCGGGATCGCGCAGCTTAAATTCATTTCCAGTCCAAACCGGAACTTTGCGGCGCTGGCCGATTTCAACGAAAGACTGCTGTTGCAGGGAGTACAGGATGCTTTGCTCATCCAGCAGGGTTTTGATGTCGATATTGGCCAAATCAATCCACACTCCGCGCTGTCCGGCCGGTCCGACGCGAAGTCGGAAGGATCCGCGCTTAAAAGGCCACTGAATCTTTCTAAAGTCCGAGAGCCATTCTTGCAATGCGGGGCTCAACTGGGCGCAGACTTCGATATCGAGAATTTCATGACGATCCGTGCGGTAAAGTCCCAAGCGGCCGTCCTGAAGGCTGAAATCCAGTCGGTCCCGCAGATGGGCGGGGCCGGCGGAAAGAACTTTGAGGGGCTGTGGAAACGCCACCGATGCCGCCGTAAACAAGCCTGAAAGGTCGTTTATTTTGTTTTGAGCCTGGTCGCCGTAAGGCACGCCGATATGCTGACAGCCGCCACAGTCCGGGGCGTAGGGACAAGGCACAGTGGTCAGTTTGTCAAAGGTTTCGAATTTCTGAAAGTTCGGCATTGAGTGCTTGCCCCGGCAATTTCGCTGTTATAAGAAAAACCTATCTTATCAAAACTAATGGGGGAATGGTGAGAATTTTATTGCTTGCTGGCATGATCATCTTTGCGGGAGTTTCCTCCTTTGCTGCCAACAACAACCCGTGGATGCGCGCTTGCCGTATTGAGGCGGGTCAGTTCTGGGTTCTAAAAGCCGGTTCGGAGGAATACTCCATGTGTTTCTTCGGCGAATCCGCAGTGGGGGCTGAAGCCCTTTTCCAGTTTAAATCCAAATCAGGGACTCCAGAGGCCGTTGTGGCCTATAAGAACCGCAATGCCTCTTCGGCTCGCGGCGGGATCTGTGGATCTTTTGATGCGGAAGTTCTGCAAGGCAAGGATACGGACGGTCAGACGTTCAACGTCTGCAAGTTTTCTGATGGTTCTTTGATTGAGGAAACCACGCTGTGGCTGGGCCCTGGCGCCGGTACAACTCAGGGCTTGGACAAAGCTCTTTCAAGCACTTACTAGTTTTTTGCTGATTCAGACGGGCGCAAGGAATAGATACAAGAACTTGCGTCCTTGATCACACCATCTTCCAGGTGCAGATCCTTCTTCGTAAAACCCAATGTCACATGCGGATAGTACAGATCAGGATTGAAGTCTTCGGCTTTACCGCCTTTTTGCGTGTAAAGAACGTGCACGGCTTTTCTGATCTGGAACAGGCGGTCTGATTCCACCACGGCGTAATAGGTGGCATCCTCATTCACTGCCCCTTTGCCCACACACAGCAGGTGATAAGAGCTTTTATTCATGTCCATGCGTTCAGCCAGGGCGTTGATCTCTTTCATCGAGATTTTCTTTTTCAACTTGGTGAACTCGACAGGTGAAATTACGGTGATGTGCGCTTCGCCGCGATGCTGAAGCTGCACGTTCTGGTTTTTTTCCACATCAACGCGCATTTTTTCAAAGGCCGCATAAGGCAGATCCAAAGACAGATAGGACTTTTCTTTTTTATGTTCAACCGAGGCGATGCCGCGCGTGGCTTTCGGCTTCAGCTCTTCTTCAGAATAGCTCAGGCTTGAAAGTTTATACGGTGATGAGGTGGCGCAGGCGGTCAGTGAAAGTGAGATGAGAGCCAAGTGAAACGTGCGGCGCATGAGTTTCTCTTTTCTTCGCTTGGGTTTGACTTAAGATGGTCCTGCTTTTAGCCTACACAGACTATGAAAAAAGTGAAAGTTCTTCTTACAAGTGCCTGCATTTTCTCGCTAATTTCCGGCCTGGTGGCGTGCCAGATGAAGGACACCAAGTCCGCTGTTTCCAAATCTGAGACTGCCGCCACGGGTGCCTTTTCCAACGAGCCGCACACCCTGGTGGGTGAAGCCCGTCAATTGACCTTCACAGGCCCTAAGTCAGGGGAGGGTTATTTCAGTCCTGACGGCAAAAAGATGATCTTTCAAAGTGAGCGCGAGCCGGGGAATCCCTTCTATCAGATGTACATTCTGGATCTGATCAGTGGTGACACGACACGGGTTTCGCCGGGGCATGGGAAAACCACCTGCGGCTGGATTCATCCGTCCATGAAGAAGGTTCTGTATTCGTCCACTCATCTGGATCCGGAAACGAAAAAGAAAACCCAGGAAGAATACGACAACCGCAAAAAAGCCGTTAAAGCCCGCTATTCCTGGAGCTTTGATGATAACTACGACATCTTCAGTTCTGATCTGAATGGCAAAAGCATCCAGCGCCTGACCCGCGAAAAAGGCTATGACGCTGAAGGGTCTTATTCTCCGGATGGACAATGGATTGCCTTTGCCTCCAACCGTGCCGGTTACACGGAAAAACTGGAAGGGGAGGATAAAAAACTTTTTGAGCAGGACCCTTCCTATATGATGGACATTTACATCATGAAGGCTGATGGCACCGAGGTGAAGCGCCTGACGGATTCCAAAGGTTATGATGGCGGTCCGTTCTTCAGTGCGGATGGCAAGAAAATCACCTGGCGTCGATTCTCTCCGAATGGTTCCACGGCGGAAATCTTCACCATGAATGTCGATGGCTCTGACCAGAAACAAGTTACAAAATTAAAGTCCATGTCCTGGGCTCCTTATTTCCATCCATCAGGGGATTACATCATCTTTGGTTCCAGCGTTCTGGGTTATCACAACTTTGAACTTTTTATTGTCGATGCGGAAGGCAAGAAAGCGCCGGTGCGGGTAACCTCGGATGAGGGCTTTGACGGACTTCCGGTGTTCACTCCGGATGGCAACAGCCTGTCCTGGACTCACCGAAATGAAAAAGGGGATTCGCAGATCTTTATCGCGAAGTGGGATGATGCTCAGGCGAGAAAGCTTTTGGGTCTTTCGGCGCAGGATCCGGCGGCGGGGTCTTTGACTGCGGAAGTGAAGGTCGAAGACATCAAAAAATGGGTTTACTATCTGGCCTCTC
Coding sequences within it:
- a CDS encoding RDD family protein; protein product: MPLRGPAPRRRGPVTPAPSRVNGLFKDRRDLNFEQGTGFHGGPSARRKGYKLALWSWLASFIDALILIAVSCVFMLMFSMIVKTPVGSLMNRMFHSQHQLTFFAEVFVMFAWVYMITIRSLMGSTIGEWACDLRLGQPHERLQISYIFRVALRSSLILITGIVTLPLLSLLAGKDLAGALSGLRLFSLK
- a CDS encoding class I SAM-dependent RNA methyltransferase, whose protein sequence is MPNFQKFETFDKLTTVPCPYAPDCGGCQHIGVPYGDQAQNKINDLSGLFTAASVAFPQPLKVLSAGPAHLRDRLDFSLQDGRLGLYRTDRHEILDIEVCAQLSPALQEWLSDFRKIQWPFKRGSFRLRVGPAGQRGVWIDLANIDIKTLLDEQSILYSLQQQSFVEIGQRRKVPVWTGNEFKLRDPEHHVWFQSWMNDTPVNLYCQVASFTQPSHKANKVICDVIYDWVKRYKAQRLIEFGSGIGNLTFPALAGAESILACEIDELSLQGLERSLNELPASLSHLKDRVTIYRGDFQKKLTQDFSQFDGVLANPPRSGLMGFLNPLQNLAPEQRPEFFIYMSCYPESMARDLVTLQECGYRMQEVFIVDQFPQTDHYEVLGLLQREKA